In Buchnera aphidicola (Floraphis choui), the genomic stretch TTCCCATGTAATATTTCTCCAGCATATTCTACATTACCCCCATACATTTTTACAATAGCTTGATGTCCCAAACAAATTCCAATAATAGGCATTTTCCCGCGAATTAATTTTAATAATTTTAGCATACAACCTGCGTTTTCGGGGCTTCCTGGGCCTGGAGATAACATTAAAATTGGATTATGCATTTGAGATAGTTTTTTTAAAACAATACTAATCGAAATTGTGTTGCGATAAACAATAACATTATGATTATTAATTCGAAGTTGATCTACTAAATTATAAGTAAATGAATCAATATTATCCAATAAAAATATATCGTTATTCATTATTTAATACTCTATATGACAAGAATGTGATTCAGCTATTGCTTGTAATACTGCTTGAGCTTTATTTTTACTTTCATCTGCTTCAGATTGTGGTATAGAATCTAATACTATCCCAGCTCCAACTTGAACAGTAGCAATATTATTTTCAACATATGCAGATCGAATAATAATACACGTATCTAACGATCCTGAAGCAGTAAAATATCCTATAGATCCTCCATAACTTCCTCTTCTTTCTCCTTCTGCACTAGCAATTAATTCCATTGCTCGAATTTTCGGGGCACCACTCAATGTTCCCATATTCATACATGCTTGATACGCATGAAATACATCTAAATTAAATTTCAATTTTCCTACTACTCTTGAAACTAAATGCATAACATGAGAATATCGATCTACCTTTGTTAAATCAGCTACGTATCGAGTACCTGGGTCACAAATTTTTGCTAAATCATTACGAGCTAAATCTACCAACATTATATGTTCAGCTAACTCTTTATGATTGGTTCTCATCTCGAGTTCTATCCTACTATCTAAATCTAAATCTAATGATCCATCTAGTTTCCTTCCTCTAGGTCTAGTTCCTGCAATAGGATAAATTTCAATTTGTCTAGATGAAGTATCATACTTTAAAGCACTTTCTGGAGAAGCTCCAAATAATGTAAAATAAGCGTCTTTCATAAAAAACATATACGGACTAGGATTATTCTTTTTTAGAATATCATAGGCTGCTAATGAATCAATACATGGTAAATAATAACACCTAGAAGGAACAACTTGAAAAACCTCTCCAATCAATATTGATTTTTGCATATTTTTAATGACGTTAATATATTCCTGATCAGTTTTATTACACATTAATGTCATTTTCTTAAATTTAATAGGTCTTAATGGAGACAAAGGTTGAGATAGCTGTTTTTTTACTTCTAACAATCTACATCTTAATCTATCTCTTTCAAATAAGTCTGAAGAAAATAAACTTGATTGTATACAGCAAGTTTTTTTCTTATGATCCAATACTAGTAATGTTTCAGCTAGATAAAAACAAAAATCAGGACAGGATTGAGTAGTTTTTAATTTTGGTAAATCTTCAAAACTAGATACTAAATCATATGCAAATAAACCTCCAAAAAACATAGATTTAGAGAATTTATTATTTTTTACACTGTTTATTAAAAATCTTAGTGAATCTAATACAGACAATGCATGCAATTTTTTATCTTCATCTAAACTTCTAGAAATTAAAGGAAACTCAACTTTTAAAAAACGACCATCAGATAATATTTTTACTTCTTTTGGTAACAAGGATTTAAAAATAGGAAGCAAACTTATCCCATTTTTCGTTAACGCTTCTAATGTAACTACTTGATTTAACGCTGAGATTCGCAATGCAGAATCTATAATCATCATACTTTCTACATTATGTCTTTTGTTAATTTCAGCGGATTCTAAAAGTAACGTATTATTTTTTTCACGACAAATATGATGAAAAATAGCTGTTGGGTTTGGCTGGTAAAATGCTTCAATTTCTAAAACATCCATTCTCTTAAGATGTTCATTCATGTTATTGATTCCAATTTTACTATATATGTTAAATTTAAAACATAAAAACTACTACGTTACATTTTACTATTAATATAGCCGGTTATATTATTATTGAAAATAAAAAATTTATTTCAACTAATTGCAACACATAACATTCCATACTATAGAATACACAATATTTATAAACTTTAATAACTTAATGAACTTAATATGTTAATACATTGTCAATTAAAGTAAATAGTTTTAAATATATATTAAAATATAATTTATTTTAAATTTTAACTAAATATACATAGCTACTATAAATAGTAATAAAATGTATAGTTTTTTAATAATATAAATAACCTTTATTAATTTTAGCGAATAATTTAAGTAAATTTCAAAATAATTCTAAAATATGCTATCTTATTAAAAATACAAAGATATCAATATTTTAATCTTTAATAGCATCTTTAAATAATTAACATTAATTTCAAAAATTCAACTAAATTTTATTATTGTATTAATAATGTATATTTAATTAAAAAATAAATCCTAAACTAAACAATTTTTAAAATTAAAATAGTAGAATATCAGAAGGATATTTAATATGAACGACTGGACTACAGCTAAGATAATTAAAATAAAAAAATGGAAAAACAATTTGTTTAGTCTAATTTTAAATGCATCTATTTATCCTTTTATTCCTGGTCAATTTTCCAAATTAGCATACATAAAAAAAAATGGAAAAAAAATTCAAAGAGCATACTCGTATGTTAATGCTCCTGAAAACATAAACTTAGAATTTTATATAGTACTCATACCTGAAGGAAAACTAACTCCAAAACTATATAACTTATCATATATAGATAAAATAATGATTAAAAAAACATCATCAGGATTTTTTATTTTAAATGAAATTCCATACTGTAAAAACTTATGGATGTTCGCTACTGGCACAGGAATTGGACCTTATTTATCTATATTACAACATCAAAATGGAACTAATAAATTTAAAAATATTATATTAGTCTATGCAGTTCGATATCGTAATGATTTAGTATATCTTCCTTTAATAAACAACTTAAAACAACAATATAATGGACAATTGCATGTACAAATTATTATTAGTAAAGAAACAACTAATTTCTCACTATATGGAAGAATTCCTAAGCTATTAGAAAATAACTCGTTAGAAAATAAATTAGGATTTAAAATTAATAAAAATACATGTCATGTTATGTTATGTGGAAATCCTAAAATGATAAAAGATACAAAAAACTTTCTTATAGAAAAAAGAAATATGAAAAAAAACCTCAGAAGTAATCCCGGCCAAATTACTAGTGAAACTTATTGGTAATAACACGATATTATCACTAAAAAACTAAGTAAATTATTTTAAAATTAATAATATTATTAATATTACCTATATAAAATTTTTATTAATATTGTTTTATAATAAAAAACCAATAATAAATATTATAAGTATGATTATTAGCGTATTATAATTTAAATAAAAGAAACATACCAAAAATGATAACGTCAATCAAAAAACATTAGAAATTAAACCATATGATACACGTACATTAATTAATCATAATCAATTTAAAAATATTATTAAAATTCATTTTAAACTCCTATATATTTAATTATATCAGTTAATTTGTGAATACACTCAATGGAAATAAAAGTAATTTATCCTGGAACATTTGATCCAATTACATACGGACACCTAGATATTATAGCTAAAATAGAAAAAATATTCAATTTTATCGTAATTGCAATTTTTGAAAATATTGAAAAAAAACCATTATTTAATATAAAAACACGTATTAAATTAGTAAAAAACACCACTAAAAAATTTAAAAATATTAAAAAAATTATTAGTTTTAATAATTTATTAGTTCATACTGCTCAATTCGAAAAAATAAATTATATAATTA encodes the following:
- a CDS encoding ferredoxin--NADP(+) reductase; its protein translation is MNDWTTAKIIKIKKWKNNLFSLILNASIYPFIPGQFSKLAYIKKNGKKIQRAYSYVNAPENINLEFYIVLIPEGKLTPKLYNLSYIDKIMIKKTSSGFFILNEIPYCKNLWMFATGTGIGPYLSILQHQNGTNKFKNIILVYAVRYRNDLVYLPLINNLKQQYNGQLHVQIIISKETTNFSLYGRIPKLLENNSLENKLGFKINKNTCHVMLCGNPKMIKDTKNFLIEKRNMKKNLRSNPGQITSETYW
- a CDS encoding gamma-glutamyl-gamma-aminobutyrate hydrolase family protein (Members of this family of hydrolases with an active site Cys residue belong to MEROPS family C26.), translating into MNNDIFLLDNIDSFTYNLVDQLRINNHNVIVYRNTISISIVLKKLSQMHNPILMLSPGPGSPENAGCMLKLLKLIRGKMPIIGICLGHQAIVKMYGGNVEYAGEILHGKASLIHHDERDMFFGMPNPFPVARYHSLVCSNIPKILTVNAYYKKVVMAVRNNNERICGFQFHPESILTTQGSEFLKKTIEWTLR
- the coaD gene encoding pantetheine-phosphate adenylyltransferase codes for the protein MEIKVIYPGTFDPITYGHLDIIAKIEKIFNFIVIAIFENIEKKPLFNIKTRIKLVKNTTKKFKNIKKIISFNNLLVHTAQFEKINYIIRGIRTSLDFENELNMFNINKKLYPKLENILFFPSPQYSCISSSLIKEIAKYGGSVNNYVPNLVRFALLKKYKNIKRY
- a CDS encoding anthranilate synthase component 1, encoding MNEHLKRMDVLEIEAFYQPNPTAIFHHICREKNNTLLLESAEINKRHNVESMMIIDSALRISALNQVVTLEALTKNGISLLPIFKSLLPKEVKILSDGRFLKVEFPLISRSLDEDKKLHALSVLDSLRFLINSVKNNKFSKSMFFGGLFAYDLVSSFEDLPKLKTTQSCPDFCFYLAETLLVLDHKKKTCCIQSSLFSSDLFERDRLRCRLLEVKKQLSQPLSPLRPIKFKKMTLMCNKTDQEYINVIKNMQKSILIGEVFQVVPSRCYYLPCIDSLAAYDILKKNNPSPYMFFMKDAYFTLFGASPESALKYDTSSRQIEIYPIAGTRPRGRKLDGSLDLDLDSRIELEMRTNHKELAEHIMLVDLARNDLAKICDPGTRYVADLTKVDRYSHVMHLVSRVVGKLKFNLDVFHAYQACMNMGTLSGAPKIRAMELIASAEGERRGSYGGSIGYFTASGSLDTCIIIRSAYVENNIATVQVGAGIVLDSIPQSEADESKNKAQAVLQAIAESHSCHIEY